The following are from one region of the Silurus meridionalis isolate SWU-2019-XX chromosome 25, ASM1480568v1, whole genome shotgun sequence genome:
- the prdx4 gene encoding peroxiredoxin-4 produces MRSVEMWIACVCVVCVGLKCVLAEEGNGRKEQECYNYAGGHVYPGEATRVPVSDHSLHLSKAKISKPAPSWEGTAVINGEFKDLKLSDYKGRYLIFFFYPLDFTFVCPTEIIAFSDRVHEFHAINADVVACSVDSQFTHLAWINTPRKQGGLGPLKIPLLSDLTHQIAKDYGVYLEDQGHTLRGLFIIDGKGTLRQITMNDLPVGRSVDETLRLVQAFQYTDKHGEVCPAGWKPGSDTIIPDPSGKLKYFDKLN; encoded by the exons ATGAGGAGCGTGGAGATGTggatagcgtgtgtgtgtgtggtgtgtgtggggttgaaGTGTGTACTCGCGGAGGAAGGGAATGGGAGAAAGGAGCAGGAGTGTTACAACTACGCAGGAGGACACGTGTATCCCGGAGAGGCGACCAGAGTCCCCGTGTCTGATCACTCACTCCACCTGAGCAAGGCCaaga TATCGAAGCCAGCCCCGAGTTGGGAGGGAACTGCTGTCATCAACGGGGAATTTAAAGATCTGAAACTCTCTGACTACAAGGGGAGATacctcatcttcttcttctacccTCTCGACTT CACGTTCGTCTGTCCCACTGAGATCATTGCTTTTAGTGACCGAGTTCACGAGTTTCACGCCATTAATGCAGACGTCGTAGCGTGTTCAGTCGACTCCCAGTTCACACACCTGGCCTG gattaACACACCTAGGAAACAGGGAGGACTCGGACCGTTGAAGATCCCTCTgctgtctgatctcacacatCAGATCGCCAAGGACTATGGAGTCTATCTGGAGGACCAGGGACACacactcag aggtttGTTCATTATCGATGGTAAAGGAACACTGCGTCAGATCACCATGAATGACCTGCCTGTAGGACGTTCAGTGGATGAAACACTGCGCCTGGTGCAGGCCTTCCAATACACTGATAAACATGGAGAag tTTGTCCAGCTGGCTGGAAACCTGGCAGTGAcacg ATTATTCCGGATCCCTCGGGGAAGCTGAAATACTTTGATAAACTTAATTAA
- the pdha1a gene encoding pyruvate dehydrogenase E1 subunit alpha 1a isoform X2 translates to MRKMLSLISTVVRGGVSRNGSRVIVSARTYTDFTPQATFDIKKCELHKLEAGPPEKAVLTREEGLQYYRTMQVIRRMELKADQLYKQKIIRGFCHLYDGQEACAVGIESGINHTDHLITAYRAHGYTLTRGGTVREIMAELTGRRGGIAKGKGGSMHMYAKNFYGGNGIVGAQVPLGAGVALACKYQGKNELCVCLYGDGAANQGQIFETYNMASLWKLPCIFICENNKYGMGTSVERAAASTDYYKRGDFIPGLRVDGMDVLCVREATKFAAEHCRSGKGPILMELQTYRYHGHSMSDPGISYRTREEIQEVRSKSDPISMLKDRMINNNMASVEELKEIDVEVRKEIEDAAQFATTDPEPPLDELCHHIFSNNPPIEVRGTNPWAMLKSIS, encoded by the exons atGAGGAAGATGTTGAGTCTGATCTCCACAGTGGTGAGAGGAGGTGTCTCCCGGAAT GGGAGCAGAGTGATTGTGTCAGCGAGGACCTACACAGATTTCACGCCTCAAGCCACTTTCGACATTAAG AAATGTGAGTTGCATAAGCTGGAGGCGGGGCCTCCGGAGAAGGCGGTGCTAACGAGGGAGGAGGGGCTTCAGTACTACAGAACCATGCAGGTGATAAGGAGGATGGAGCTGAAGGCCGACCAGCTCTACAAACAGAAGATCATCCGCGGTTTCTGTCACCTGTACGATGGGCAG GAAGCGTGTGCAGTGGGAATCGAGTCTGGAATTAATCAtactgatcacctgatcacAGCGTACCGTGCTCACGGATACACACTCACCAGGGGCGGCACTGTGCGTGAGATCATGGCTGAGctcacag gtcGTCGTGGTGGTATCGCAAAAGGAAAGGGCGGCTCTATGCACATGTATGCCAAAAATTTCTACGGAGGAAATGGAATTGTGGGAGCGCAG GTTCCTCTGGGGGCAGGAGTCGCACTCGCCTGCAAATACCAGGGAAAGAACGagttgtgtgtctgtctctatgGAGATGGAGCGGCCAATCAG gggcaGATATTTGAGACATATAACATGGCGTCCCTGTGGAAGTTGccgtgtatatttatttgtgagAATAATAAGTATGGTATGGGGACGTCTGTGGAGCGAGCAGCCGCCAGTACTGACTACTACAAACGAGGAGACTTCATCCCTGGACTGAG ggtggatgGTATGGATGTACTGTGTGTTCGAGAGGCCACTAAATTTGCTGCGGAACACTGCAGATCAGGAAAG GGTCCGATTCTGATGGAGCTCCAGACTTATCGTTACCACGGACACAGCATGAGTGACCCCGGCATCAG ttaccGTACACGTGAGGAGATCCAGGAGGTGCGCAGTAAGAGTGACCCCATTTCCATGCTGAAGGACCGCATGATCAACAACAACATGGCCAGTGTGGAGGAGCTcaag GAGATCGATGTAGAGGTGAGGAAGGAGATTGAGGACGCAGCCCAGTTCGCCACCACGGACCCTGAGCCTCCTCTGGATGAGTTGTGTCATCACATCTTCTCCAACAATCCTCCCATCGAAGTGCGCGGCACGAACCCCTGGGCCATGCTCAAATCCATCAGCTAA
- the pdha1a gene encoding pyruvate dehydrogenase E1 subunit alpha 1a isoform X1 produces the protein MRKMLSLISTVVRGGVSRNVAELVSEGSRVIVSARTYTDFTPQATFDIKKCELHKLEAGPPEKAVLTREEGLQYYRTMQVIRRMELKADQLYKQKIIRGFCHLYDGQEACAVGIESGINHTDHLITAYRAHGYTLTRGGTVREIMAELTGRRGGIAKGKGGSMHMYAKNFYGGNGIVGAQVPLGAGVALACKYQGKNELCVCLYGDGAANQGQIFETYNMASLWKLPCIFICENNKYGMGTSVERAAASTDYYKRGDFIPGLRVDGMDVLCVREATKFAAEHCRSGKGPILMELQTYRYHGHSMSDPGISYRTREEIQEVRSKSDPISMLKDRMINNNMASVEELKEIDVEVRKEIEDAAQFATTDPEPPLDELCHHIFSNNPPIEVRGTNPWAMLKSIS, from the exons atGAGGAAGATGTTGAGTCTGATCTCCACAGTGGTGAGAGGAGGTGTCTCCCGGAATgtag CTGAGCTTGTATCTGAG GGGAGCAGAGTGATTGTGTCAGCGAGGACCTACACAGATTTCACGCCTCAAGCCACTTTCGACATTAAG AAATGTGAGTTGCATAAGCTGGAGGCGGGGCCTCCGGAGAAGGCGGTGCTAACGAGGGAGGAGGGGCTTCAGTACTACAGAACCATGCAGGTGATAAGGAGGATGGAGCTGAAGGCCGACCAGCTCTACAAACAGAAGATCATCCGCGGTTTCTGTCACCTGTACGATGGGCAG GAAGCGTGTGCAGTGGGAATCGAGTCTGGAATTAATCAtactgatcacctgatcacAGCGTACCGTGCTCACGGATACACACTCACCAGGGGCGGCACTGTGCGTGAGATCATGGCTGAGctcacag gtcGTCGTGGTGGTATCGCAAAAGGAAAGGGCGGCTCTATGCACATGTATGCCAAAAATTTCTACGGAGGAAATGGAATTGTGGGAGCGCAG GTTCCTCTGGGGGCAGGAGTCGCACTCGCCTGCAAATACCAGGGAAAGAACGagttgtgtgtctgtctctatgGAGATGGAGCGGCCAATCAG gggcaGATATTTGAGACATATAACATGGCGTCCCTGTGGAAGTTGccgtgtatatttatttgtgagAATAATAAGTATGGTATGGGGACGTCTGTGGAGCGAGCAGCCGCCAGTACTGACTACTACAAACGAGGAGACTTCATCCCTGGACTGAG ggtggatgGTATGGATGTACTGTGTGTTCGAGAGGCCACTAAATTTGCTGCGGAACACTGCAGATCAGGAAAG GGTCCGATTCTGATGGAGCTCCAGACTTATCGTTACCACGGACACAGCATGAGTGACCCCGGCATCAG ttaccGTACACGTGAGGAGATCCAGGAGGTGCGCAGTAAGAGTGACCCCATTTCCATGCTGAAGGACCGCATGATCAACAACAACATGGCCAGTGTGGAGGAGCTcaag GAGATCGATGTAGAGGTGAGGAAGGAGATTGAGGACGCAGCCCAGTTCGCCACCACGGACCCTGAGCCTCCTCTGGATGAGTTGTGTCATCACATCTTCTCCAACAATCCTCCCATCGAAGTGCGCGGCACGAACCCCTGGGCCATGCTCAAATCCATCAGCTAA
- the pdha1a gene encoding pyruvate dehydrogenase E1 subunit alpha 1a isoform X4, whose product MRKMLSLISTVVRGGVSGIRVIVSARTYTDFTPQATFDIKKCELHKLEAGPPEKAVLTREEGLQYYRTMQVIRRMELKADQLYKQKIIRGFCHLYDGQEACAVGIESGINHTDHLITAYRAHGYTLTRGGTVREIMAELTGRRGGIAKGKGGSMHMYAKNFYGGNGIVGAQVPLGAGVALACKYQGKNELCVCLYGDGAANQGQIFETYNMASLWKLPCIFICENNKYGMGTSVERAAASTDYYKRGDFIPGLRVDGMDVLCVREATKFAAEHCRSGKGPILMELQTYRYHGHSMSDPGISYRTREEIQEVRSKSDPISMLKDRMINNNMASVEELKEIDVEVRKEIEDAAQFATTDPEPPLDELCHHIFSNNPPIEVRGTNPWAMLKSIS is encoded by the exons atGAGGAAGATGTTGAGTCTGATCTCCACAGTGGTGAGAGGAGGTGTCTCCGGAAT CAGAGTGATTGTGTCAGCGAGGACCTACACAGATTTCACGCCTCAAGCCACTTTCGACATTAAG AAATGTGAGTTGCATAAGCTGGAGGCGGGGCCTCCGGAGAAGGCGGTGCTAACGAGGGAGGAGGGGCTTCAGTACTACAGAACCATGCAGGTGATAAGGAGGATGGAGCTGAAGGCCGACCAGCTCTACAAACAGAAGATCATCCGCGGTTTCTGTCACCTGTACGATGGGCAG GAAGCGTGTGCAGTGGGAATCGAGTCTGGAATTAATCAtactgatcacctgatcacAGCGTACCGTGCTCACGGATACACACTCACCAGGGGCGGCACTGTGCGTGAGATCATGGCTGAGctcacag gtcGTCGTGGTGGTATCGCAAAAGGAAAGGGCGGCTCTATGCACATGTATGCCAAAAATTTCTACGGAGGAAATGGAATTGTGGGAGCGCAG GTTCCTCTGGGGGCAGGAGTCGCACTCGCCTGCAAATACCAGGGAAAGAACGagttgtgtgtctgtctctatgGAGATGGAGCGGCCAATCAG gggcaGATATTTGAGACATATAACATGGCGTCCCTGTGGAAGTTGccgtgtatatttatttgtgagAATAATAAGTATGGTATGGGGACGTCTGTGGAGCGAGCAGCCGCCAGTACTGACTACTACAAACGAGGAGACTTCATCCCTGGACTGAG ggtggatgGTATGGATGTACTGTGTGTTCGAGAGGCCACTAAATTTGCTGCGGAACACTGCAGATCAGGAAAG GGTCCGATTCTGATGGAGCTCCAGACTTATCGTTACCACGGACACAGCATGAGTGACCCCGGCATCAG ttaccGTACACGTGAGGAGATCCAGGAGGTGCGCAGTAAGAGTGACCCCATTTCCATGCTGAAGGACCGCATGATCAACAACAACATGGCCAGTGTGGAGGAGCTcaag GAGATCGATGTAGAGGTGAGGAAGGAGATTGAGGACGCAGCCCAGTTCGCCACCACGGACCCTGAGCCTCCTCTGGATGAGTTGTGTCATCACATCTTCTCCAACAATCCTCCCATCGAAGTGCGCGGCACGAACCCCTGGGCCATGCTCAAATCCATCAGCTAA
- the pdha1a gene encoding pyruvate dehydrogenase E1 subunit alpha 1a isoform X3: MQVIRRMELKADQLYKQKIIRGFCHLYDGQEACAVGIESGINHTDHLITAYRAHGYTLTRGGTVREIMAELTGRRGGIAKGKGGSMHMYAKNFYGGNGIVGAQVPLGAGVALACKYQGKNELCVCLYGDGAANQGQIFETYNMASLWKLPCIFICENNKYGMGTSVERAAASTDYYKRGDFIPGLRVDGMDVLCVREATKFAAEHCRSGKGPILMELQTYRYHGHSMSDPGISYRTREEIQEVRSKSDPISMLKDRMINNNMASVEELKEIDVEVRKEIEDAAQFATTDPEPPLDELCHHIFSNNPPIEVRGTNPWAMLKSIS, from the exons ATGCAGGTGATAAGGAGGATGGAGCTGAAGGCCGACCAGCTCTACAAACAGAAGATCATCCGCGGTTTCTGTCACCTGTACGATGGGCAG GAAGCGTGTGCAGTGGGAATCGAGTCTGGAATTAATCAtactgatcacctgatcacAGCGTACCGTGCTCACGGATACACACTCACCAGGGGCGGCACTGTGCGTGAGATCATGGCTGAGctcacag gtcGTCGTGGTGGTATCGCAAAAGGAAAGGGCGGCTCTATGCACATGTATGCCAAAAATTTCTACGGAGGAAATGGAATTGTGGGAGCGCAG GTTCCTCTGGGGGCAGGAGTCGCACTCGCCTGCAAATACCAGGGAAAGAACGagttgtgtgtctgtctctatgGAGATGGAGCGGCCAATCAG gggcaGATATTTGAGACATATAACATGGCGTCCCTGTGGAAGTTGccgtgtatatttatttgtgagAATAATAAGTATGGTATGGGGACGTCTGTGGAGCGAGCAGCCGCCAGTACTGACTACTACAAACGAGGAGACTTCATCCCTGGACTGAG ggtggatgGTATGGATGTACTGTGTGTTCGAGAGGCCACTAAATTTGCTGCGGAACACTGCAGATCAGGAAAG GGTCCGATTCTGATGGAGCTCCAGACTTATCGTTACCACGGACACAGCATGAGTGACCCCGGCATCAG ttaccGTACACGTGAGGAGATCCAGGAGGTGCGCAGTAAGAGTGACCCCATTTCCATGCTGAAGGACCGCATGATCAACAACAACATGGCCAGTGTGGAGGAGCTcaag GAGATCGATGTAGAGGTGAGGAAGGAGATTGAGGACGCAGCCCAGTTCGCCACCACGGACCCTGAGCCTCCTCTGGATGAGTTGTGTCATCACATCTTCTCCAACAATCCTCCCATCGAAGTGCGCGGCACGAACCCCTGGGCCATGCTCAAATCCATCAGCTAA